In Sphingopyxis sp. FD7, a single window of DNA contains:
- a CDS encoding sensor domain-containing diguanylate cyclase, which translates to MTRSLSPRVEAVFWLLLTGTGYHLLASLSLYATRGVDSIAAVWPASGYMLALLLLMPARARLAAFAGMGLASVAANLGATTPLWTSLAFTFANMVEAIVALWLIRRREPSELSFMAPRAVISFCIAAVTASLVSAGLAMLLAGRGGGFFLSWSTTVLLGMLIVTPPIVMLARMTGLKAFGKVPRAMLVEATAILTGAGIVTIFVFSQSHFPATFLPCIAVVAAAYRLGPFGAAAGMLIVTIIVSLLSGQGYGPMAAIDSDPKVKVLFLQFYLLALLLAALPLAALTIGRQRLAKRLEQSNRWLLQAEAAALVGHWRVDLVDWTIYWSDQTYRVHGLEPGTPVDVDYSVQQYLAEDRAEVRKVLEAAVRTGEPFEFQGRILRADGKVRHVKSHGSIERGRGARATGIFGTVQDVTETVENARILEAARSAAERIANTDMLTGLPNRRHTLTFLDQAMAGARAHGAPLAVAIFDIDHFKRINDTHGHATGDRVIQRVAQRAKAALRDEDMLGRIGGEEFVCILQRSSALAAEIVAERVRKAVESGVGEGDGLPQATISIGLAVYDGEPDVEELLHRADQALYVAKREGRNRMRRAA; encoded by the coding sequence ATGACCCGGTCGCTGTCCCCCAGAGTCGAAGCGGTCTTCTGGCTCCTGTTGACCGGCACGGGCTATCATCTGCTCGCGAGCCTGTCGCTCTATGCGACGCGGGGGGTCGACAGCATCGCCGCGGTGTGGCCGGCGAGCGGATATATGCTGGCGCTGTTGCTGCTGATGCCCGCGCGGGCGCGCCTCGCTGCCTTTGCGGGGATGGGATTGGCCAGCGTTGCCGCCAACCTGGGCGCGACGACGCCCTTGTGGACAAGCCTGGCCTTCACCTTCGCCAATATGGTCGAGGCCATCGTCGCGCTGTGGCTGATCCGACGGCGCGAGCCGAGCGAATTATCGTTCATGGCGCCGCGCGCGGTCATCAGCTTTTGCATCGCGGCAGTGACCGCCAGCCTGGTTAGTGCGGGGCTGGCGATGCTGCTCGCCGGGCGCGGGGGCGGCTTTTTCCTGTCCTGGTCGACCACCGTGCTGCTCGGTATGTTGATCGTGACGCCGCCGATCGTGATGCTGGCGCGCATGACGGGATTGAAGGCGTTCGGCAAGGTGCCGCGCGCGATGCTGGTCGAGGCGACGGCGATCCTGACCGGCGCGGGCATTGTCACGATCTTCGTCTTTTCGCAGTCGCATTTCCCGGCGACCTTCCTGCCGTGCATCGCGGTGGTCGCGGCGGCCTATCGGCTGGGCCCGTTCGGCGCGGCGGCGGGGATGCTGATCGTGACGATCATCGTGTCGCTTCTGTCGGGGCAGGGCTATGGCCCGATGGCGGCGATCGACAGCGACCCGAAGGTCAAGGTGCTGTTCCTGCAATTCTATCTGTTGGCGCTGCTGCTTGCGGCGCTGCCACTTGCCGCGCTGACCATCGGGCGCCAGCGGCTGGCCAAAAGGCTCGAGCAGAGCAATCGCTGGCTGCTCCAGGCCGAGGCGGCAGCGCTCGTCGGCCACTGGCGCGTCGATCTGGTCGACTGGACGATCTATTGGTCCGACCAGACCTATCGGGTTCACGGACTGGAACCCGGAACGCCCGTCGACGTCGATTATAGCGTCCAGCAATATCTGGCGGAGGATCGCGCCGAAGTGCGCAAAGTGCTCGAAGCAGCCGTGCGGACGGGCGAACCGTTCGAGTTCCAGGGCCGCATCCTGCGCGCCGATGGCAAAGTCCGTCACGTCAAGTCGCACGGGTCGATCGAAAGGGGCCGCGGCGCGCGCGCGACGGGCATCTTCGGAACGGTACAGGATGTGACCGAAACCGTCGAAAACGCACGCATCCTGGAGGCCGCGCGCAGCGCCGCCGAGCGCATCGCGAACACGGACATGCTGACGGGTTTGCCCAACCGCCGCCACACGCTGACCTTTCTGGACCAGGCGATGGCGGGCGCACGCGCGCATGGCGCGCCGCTGGCGGTGGCAATCTTTGACATCGACCATTTCAAGCGGATCAACGACACGCACGGCCATGCGACGGGAGACCGCGTGATTCAGCGCGTCGCGCAGCGTGCCAAGGCCGCCCTTCGCGACGAGGATATGCTGGGCCGGATCGGTGGCGAGGAGTTTGTGTGCATCCTCCAGCGATCGAGCGCACTCGCGGCCGAGATCGTCGCCGAGCGCGTGCGCAAGGCGGTCGAGAGCGGGGTCGGCGAGGGTGATGGGCTGCCGCAGGCGACGATCAGCATCGGGCTGGCGGTTTATGACGGCGAGCCCGACGTCGAGGAATTGCTGCACCGCGCCGACCAGGCGCTCTATGTCGCGAAACGCGAAGGTCGCAACCGGATGCGGCGCGCGGCGTGA
- a CDS encoding TetR/AcrR family transcriptional regulator, with translation MMPSEDNSVNIKERGARTGGAYHHGDLRAAVIAAGLKRLAEDDGGELGLRALARDVGVSATALYRHFPDKEALLDALADEGLRRLGALQAQAWLKAGGGVAGFKATGIAYVRFAHDEPALFRLSFTRQMAERSTGGDGGEVAYNLLRAGVGEALPGTADPDTAALHAWALVHGLAMLILDRRIEWDEARVAEVVGLTFGGVG, from the coding sequence ATGATGCCCAGCGAAGATAACAGTGTCAACATAAAAGAGCGTGGCGCCAGGACTGGGGGCGCTTACCACCATGGCGACCTTCGCGCGGCGGTGATCGCCGCCGGGCTGAAACGGCTCGCCGAGGATGATGGCGGCGAGCTGGGGCTGCGTGCGCTGGCGCGCGATGTCGGGGTCAGCGCGACCGCGCTTTACCGCCATTTTCCCGACAAGGAGGCGCTGCTCGACGCGCTCGCCGACGAAGGATTGCGACGACTGGGGGCGCTCCAGGCGCAGGCGTGGCTGAAGGCTGGCGGCGGCGTCGCGGGCTTCAAGGCGACGGGCATCGCCTATGTCCGCTTCGCGCACGACGAACCGGCGCTGTTCCGGCTGAGCTTCACGCGCCAGATGGCCGAGCGAAGCACGGGCGGCGACGGCGGCGAAGTGGCGTATAATCTGCTGCGCGCCGGGGTCGGCGAGGCGCTGCCGGGGACGGCGGACCCCGACACGGCGGCGCTCCATGCCTGGGCCCTCGTCCATGGCCTTGCGATGCTGATCCTCGATCGACGGATCGAGTGGGACGAAGCCCGCGTCGCCGAGGTCGTCGGGCTGACCTTTGGCGGCGTGGGGTGA
- a CDS encoding 8'-apo-carotenoid 13,14-cleaving dioxygenase, with the protein MASNVETLIRGAVVKTIGKVADFNRRRLPRPADAHPFLTSIHKPMTEELTIEALRVDGEIPAALRGRYLRNGPNPAAPPDPASYHWFIGAGMVHGIRIEGGAARWYRNRWVRGAEACAALGEDLPPGPREDRNDAPNTNVVGFAGRTFAIVEAGGKPVELDYELGTIAHNPFDGTLAGPYTAHPHVDPFTGETHAITYRGDEPNKVWHVVLDTQAHVVREEPIAVSDGPSIHDCAITENYVLVFDLPVTFSMKMLLAGYQFPYAWNDNHPARVGLLPRKGRGDEVVWVPVDPCYVFHPANAFETADGKVIVDVVAHDTMFASSKRGPDSERSRMERWTIDPAARTTTRAVIHDHAQEFPRYDERRTTRPYRFAYAVALPDRATTEMEIADTRLFRHDLETGTTAIHDFGPGRHPGEFVFVPRSAAGAEDDGWLIGLVVDMNDETTDLVILNADDFTGSPQAVVHLPHRVPPGFHGNWIAD; encoded by the coding sequence ATGGCAAGCAATGTCGAAACGCTGATCCGCGGCGCCGTCGTCAAAACCATCGGCAAGGTCGCCGATTTCAACCGCCGCCGCCTTCCCCGCCCCGCCGACGCCCACCCCTTCCTCACCAGCATTCACAAACCGATGACCGAGGAACTGACGATCGAGGCGCTGCGCGTCGATGGCGAAATCCCCGCCGCGCTGCGCGGCCGCTATCTGCGCAACGGCCCCAATCCGGCCGCGCCGCCCGATCCCGCCAGCTATCACTGGTTCATCGGCGCCGGCATGGTCCACGGCATCCGCATCGAAGGCGGCGCGGCTCGCTGGTACCGCAACCGCTGGGTCCGCGGCGCCGAGGCGTGCGCCGCGCTCGGCGAAGACTTGCCGCCCGGCCCGCGCGAAGACCGCAATGATGCGCCGAACACCAATGTCGTGGGGTTCGCCGGGCGGACCTTCGCGATCGTCGAGGCGGGCGGTAAGCCGGTCGAGCTCGATTATGAACTCGGTACGATCGCACACAATCCTTTCGACGGCACACTCGCTGGTCCCTATACGGCGCATCCGCATGTCGATCCCTTCACCGGCGAAACGCACGCGATCACCTATCGCGGCGACGAACCGAACAAGGTCTGGCACGTCGTCCTCGACACCCAGGCGCATGTGGTGCGTGAAGAGCCGATTGCGGTCAGCGACGGCCCCTCGATCCACGACTGCGCGATCACCGAAAATTACGTGCTCGTCTTTGACCTGCCCGTCACCTTCTCGATGAAGATGCTGCTCGCGGGCTATCAATTTCCCTATGCGTGGAACGATAATCACCCGGCGCGCGTCGGCCTGCTCCCCCGCAAGGGCCGCGGCGATGAGGTCGTCTGGGTGCCGGTCGATCCCTGCTACGTCTTCCACCCCGCCAACGCCTTTGAAACCGCCGACGGCAAGGTGATCGTCGATGTCGTCGCGCACGACACGATGTTCGCCAGCTCGAAACGTGGCCCCGACAGCGAAAGGTCGCGCATGGAGCGCTGGACGATCGACCCCGCCGCGCGCACGACGACGCGCGCCGTCATCCACGATCATGCGCAGGAGTTTCCGCGCTATGACGAGCGGCGGACGACGCGGCCCTATCGCTTTGCCTATGCCGTCGCGCTGCCCGATCGGGCGACGACCGAAATGGAAATCGCCGATACCCGGCTATTCCGCCACGATCTGGAAACGGGCACGACCGCCATTCACGATTTCGGACCCGGCCGCCACCCCGGCGAGTTCGTCTTTGTCCCGCGCAGCGCGGCGGGGGCGGAGGATGACGGCTGGCTGATCGGCCTCGTCGTCGACATGAACGACGAGACCACCGATCTCGTCATCCTGAACGCCGACGATTTCACCGGGTCGCCGCAAGCCGTCGTCCATCTGCCGCACCGCGTTCCGCCTGGCTTCCACGGGAACTGGATCGCGGACTGA
- a CDS encoding NTP transferase domain-containing protein, producing MSGAILILAGRRPGAVDALAEAHGVADKCLVSVAGRPMIAHVLESAAATAAKQIFVSTHHEGLLGELADPVVERLGARLVVVPAADNLADSVLGVAERAAFPLFVTTADNCLLTPATIDEIGREAARLGCEAGVALARREDVLAVHPQGQRRFYEFSDVAVSNCNAYWIGHRGALKAAEAFRGGGQFVKKPLRVMQAFGFVNLLRFRFGLGPIHHIFRRISRHMGVEVAPLLVSDGATAIDVDNERSLRVTEALMQRAAPVSPRSSSRGSQAERGAADGRRLAATR from the coding sequence GTGAGCGGGGCGATCCTGATCCTCGCGGGTCGGCGGCCGGGCGCGGTCGATGCGCTCGCGGAGGCGCATGGCGTCGCCGACAAATGCCTGGTTTCCGTCGCCGGGCGGCCGATGATCGCGCATGTGCTCGAAAGCGCCGCGGCGACGGCGGCGAAGCAGATTTTCGTCTCGACGCACCATGAAGGCTTGTTGGGCGAGCTGGCCGATCCGGTGGTCGAGCGGCTGGGCGCGCGGCTGGTCGTCGTGCCGGCAGCGGACAATCTGGCGGACTCGGTGCTGGGCGTCGCCGAGCGCGCGGCGTTTCCGCTTTTTGTCACGACGGCTGACAATTGCCTGCTGACTCCGGCGACGATCGACGAGATCGGCCGCGAAGCGGCGCGGCTGGGGTGCGAGGCGGGGGTCGCGCTGGCGCGGCGCGAGGATGTGCTCGCGGTTCACCCGCAAGGCCAGCGGCGCTTTTACGAGTTTTCCGACGTCGCCGTGTCGAACTGCAACGCCTATTGGATCGGCCATCGCGGCGCGCTCAAGGCGGCCGAGGCGTTTCGCGGTGGCGGGCAGTTCGTCAAGAAGCCGCTGCGCGTGATGCAGGCTTTCGGTTTCGTGAACCTGCTGCGCTTCCGTTTCGGACTGGGGCCGATCCACCATATTTTCCGGCGCATCTCGCGCCACATGGGGGTCGAGGTCGCCCCGTTGCTGGTCAGCGACGGGGCGACGGCGATCGACGTCGACAATGAGCGGTCGCTGCGCGTGACCGAGGCGCTGATGCAGCGCGCCGCGCCCGTCAGTCCGCGATCCAGTTCCCGTGGAAGCCAGGCGGAACGCGGTGCGGCAGATGGACGACGGCTTGCGGCGACCCGGTGA
- a CDS encoding D-alanine--D-alanine ligase family protein, with amino-acid sequence MQTDHLEPTRLPDRLRATQRLLFVAKHANWTGGLHPEDGNHAVYHRETREILQGLGMPLLVADRYEALFERPDADFVFPLLNRGGFFNSEMLLPLLCNRLGLPYVGASPIVRGLSDDKHLTKLEAAARGVPTARWTLFRRGAPVDVSRCPPARRWVVKPNNSSASWGLRDAHDRSELARAVAEVHALDHDALVEPFIEGSDVEVPVITLRGAPAMLPMMIFEQADPGHLRTYQEKRDLVDRSQKYRLKLFDDAAMAARLIDYTARMADVFRPFDYGRFEFRVDFATGEIRLLEVNLNCNLWSEKVFGRAAVAAGFSQADLIETIVAESMIRQLVGFARKDAA; translated from the coding sequence ATGCAGACCGATCATCTCGAGCCCACCAGGCTGCCCGACCGCCTGCGCGCGACGCAGCGGCTTTTGTTCGTCGCCAAACATGCCAACTGGACCGGCGGACTTCACCCCGAGGACGGCAATCACGCCGTCTATCACCGCGAAACGCGCGAGATACTCCAGGGCCTGGGAATGCCGCTGCTCGTCGCCGACCGCTATGAGGCGCTGTTCGAGCGGCCGGACGCCGACTTTGTCTTTCCGCTGCTCAATCGCGGCGGCTTTTTCAATTCGGAGATGCTGCTGCCGCTGCTGTGCAACCGGCTCGGCCTTCCCTATGTCGGCGCCTCGCCGATCGTGCGCGGCCTGTCCGACGACAAGCATCTGACCAAGCTGGAAGCGGCCGCGCGCGGCGTGCCGACCGCGCGCTGGACGCTGTTCCGCCGCGGCGCGCCGGTCGATGTGTCGCGCTGCCCGCCCGCGCGCCGCTGGGTCGTCAAGCCGAACAACAGCTCGGCGTCGTGGGGGCTGCGCGACGCGCACGACCGGAGCGAGCTGGCGCGCGCAGTGGCAGAAGTTCACGCGCTCGACCATGACGCGCTCGTCGAACCCTTTATCGAGGGCAGCGACGTCGAGGTGCCCGTCATCACGTTGCGCGGCGCGCCCGCGATGCTGCCGATGATGATTTTTGAACAGGCCGATCCCGGCCATTTGCGCACCTATCAGGAAAAGCGCGACCTGGTCGACCGCAGCCAGAAATACAGGCTGAAACTGTTCGACGATGCGGCGATGGCCGCGCGCCTGATCGACTATACCGCGCGGATGGCCGATGTTTTCCGTCCCTTCGATTATGGCCGCTTCGAGTTTCGCGTCGATTTCGCGACCGGCGAGATCCGGCTGCTCGAGGTCAATCTCAACTGCAACCTGTGGTCCGAAAAAGTGTTCGGGCGCGCCGCGGTTGCCGCGGGTTTCAGCCAGGCCGACCTGATCGAAACGATCGTCGCCGAAAGCATGATCCGCCAGCTCGTCGGCTTTGCGCGCAAGGATGCGGCGTGA
- the rplL gene encoding 50S ribosomal protein L7/L12: MADLAKIVEDLSALTVLEAAELSKLLEEKWGVSAAAAVAVAAPGGAGAAAPAAEEKDEFDVILTGDGGNKINVIKEVRAITGLGLGEAKALVEGAPKAVKEGASKAEAEELKKKLEAAGATVELK, encoded by the coding sequence ATGGCTGATCTTGCAAAGATCGTTGAAGACCTGTCGGCGCTGACCGTTCTGGAAGCTGCCGAGCTTTCGAAGCTGCTCGAAGAAAAGTGGGGCGTTTCGGCCGCCGCTGCCGTCGCGGTTGCCGCGCCGGGTGGCGCGGGCGCCGCTGCTCCCGCCGCTGAAGAAAAGGACGAGTTCGACGTCATCCTGACCGGCGACGGCGGCAACAAGATCAACGTGATCAAGGAAGTCCGCGCGATCACCGGCCTGGGTCTGGGCGAAGCCAAGGCGCTGGTCGAAGGCGCGCCGAAGGCCGTCAAGGAAGGCGCCAGCAAGGCCGAAGCCGAAGAGCTGAAGAAGAAGCTCGAAGCGGCCGGTGCGACCGTCGAACTGAAGTAA
- the rplJ gene encoding 50S ribosomal protein L10, translating into MDRAEKAEAVSSLNATLSNAAAVVIVRNLGLTVAQSTVLRQQMRDAGANFKVTKNRLAKIALDGTSYTGIGDLLTGPTAIASSTDPVAAAKIAVEFAKTNDKLEIVGGGMGDMVLDVEGVKALASLPSLDELRGKLVGLLQAPATKVAQIAAAPAGQLARVFGAYGAKEAA; encoded by the coding sequence ATGGATCGTGCTGAAAAGGCCGAAGCCGTATCCTCGCTGAATGCTACGCTGTCGAATGCCGCCGCGGTTGTGATCGTTCGCAACCTCGGTCTCACCGTCGCCCAGTCGACGGTGCTTCGCCAGCAGATGCGCGACGCGGGTGCGAACTTCAAGGTCACGAAGAACCGCCTGGCCAAGATCGCGCTCGATGGCACTTCCTACACCGGCATCGGCGACCTGCTGACCGGCCCCACCGCAATCGCTTCGTCCACCGACCCGGTGGCTGCGGCGAAGATCGCGGTGGAGTTTGCCAAGACCAACGACAAGCTTGAAATCGTTGGCGGCGGCATGGGGGATATGGTCCTCGACGTGGAAGGCGTGAAGGCGCTTGCATCGCTGCCGTCGCTCGACGAGCTGCGCGGCAAGCTTGTCGGCCTGCTCCAGGCTCCGGCCACCAAGGTCGCCCAGATTGCGGCGGCTCCGGCCGGTCAGCTGGCGCGGGTCTTTGGCGCTTATGGCGCCAAGGAAGCGGCATAA
- a CDS encoding zf-TFIIB domain-containing protein — MSERQGIEIDYCPQCRGVWLDRGELDKIIERSETASTPAPARPQAAPPPPQYREPDYRERGYDDRYYGKPHKKKYKSFLSELFD, encoded by the coding sequence ATGTCCGAACGACAGGGGATCGAGATCGACTATTGCCCGCAATGCCGCGGCGTCTGGCTCGATCGCGGCGAACTCGACAAGATCATCGAGCGCAGCGAAACCGCGAGCACGCCCGCCCCGGCACGGCCGCAGGCGGCGCCCCCGCCGCCGCAATATCGCGAACCCGACTATCGCGAACGCGGTTATGACGACCGCTATTATGGCAAGCCCCACAAGAAGAAATATAAGAGTTTCCTCAGCGAATTGTTCGATTGA
- a CDS encoding amino acid permease, translating into MSDSLLRRKSIVPDQPGGQGLARTLGWPHLIALGVGAIVGTGILTLIGVGADKAGPAVILSFAVAGLICACAALAYAEMATMIPASGSAYTYSYVVIGEIIAWVVGWSLILEYSLVVSAVAVGWSGYAAPLLEAWAGAPMALMQGPELGGIVNLPAIAIIAAVAGMLLVGTRESATVNAILVLVKIAALAVFVAVALPAFDAANLEPFSPYGFAKHMGPDGVERGVMAAAAIIFFAFYGFDAIATAAEEAKNPDRDLKIGIIGSMLACVAIYIAVAVAAVGAIAYTRFANSPEPLALILRELGSPLAAQYLGVSAVIALPTVILAFFYGQSRIFFTMARDGLLPASLAKLSSRGTPVRITIFTAIVVAILAGFIPLGELAALANAGTLAAFTAVAICMLIMRRRAPQAPRTFRAPLPWVVGLGAIGGCIYLFFSLPVQTQLWFLIWNIAGLAVYFLYARRHAVTD; encoded by the coding sequence ATGTCCGACAGCCTGCTGCGTCGCAAATCGATCGTCCCGGACCAGCCGGGCGGGCAAGGGCTGGCGCGCACATTGGGCTGGCCGCACCTCATTGCGCTGGGCGTCGGCGCGATCGTCGGCACGGGCATCCTGACGCTGATCGGCGTCGGCGCCGACAAGGCGGGACCGGCGGTGATCCTGTCATTCGCCGTCGCCGGGCTGATCTGCGCCTGCGCGGCGCTCGCCTATGCCGAAATGGCGACGATGATCCCGGCATCGGGCAGCGCCTATACCTACAGCTATGTGGTGATCGGCGAGATCATCGCCTGGGTCGTCGGGTGGAGCCTGATCCTCGAATACTCGCTGGTGGTGAGCGCGGTCGCGGTCGGCTGGTCGGGCTATGCGGCGCCGCTGCTCGAAGCGTGGGCCGGCGCGCCGATGGCGCTGATGCAGGGGCCGGAGCTGGGCGGCATCGTCAACCTGCCGGCGATCGCGATCATCGCCGCGGTCGCCGGGATGCTGCTCGTCGGCACGCGTGAAAGCGCGACGGTCAATGCGATTCTCGTGCTGGTCAAGATCGCCGCGCTCGCGGTGTTCGTCGCGGTCGCGCTGCCCGCTTTCGACGCCGCGAACCTCGAACCCTTCAGTCCCTATGGCTTTGCCAAGCATATGGGCCCCGACGGGGTCGAGCGCGGGGTGATGGCCGCCGCGGCGATCATCTTCTTTGCCTTCTACGGCTTCGACGCGATCGCGACCGCGGCCGAGGAAGCGAAGAACCCCGACCGCGACCTCAAGATCGGCATTATCGGGTCGATGCTCGCCTGCGTCGCCATCTATATCGCGGTCGCGGTCGCCGCGGTCGGCGCGATCGCCTACACCCGCTTCGCCAACAGCCCCGAACCGCTTGCGCTGATCCTGCGCGAGCTTGGCAGTCCGCTCGCGGCGCAATATCTTGGCGTTTCGGCGGTCATCGCGCTGCCGACGGTGATCCTCGCCTTCTTCTATGGGCAGAGCCGCATCTTCTTTACGATGGCGCGCGACGGGCTGCTCCCCGCGAGCCTTGCGAAGCTGTCGTCGCGCGGGACGCCGGTGCGGATCACCATCTTCACCGCGATCGTCGTCGCGATCCTTGCGGGTTTCATTCCGCTGGGCGAGCTGGCCGCGCTCGCCAACGCGGGCACGCTCGCCGCCTTTACCGCGGTGGCCATCTGTATGCTGATCATGCGCCGCCGCGCTCCGCAAGCGCCGCGCACCTTCCGCGCGCCCCTGCCGTGGGTGGTCGGGCTCGGCGCGATCGGCGGCTGTATCTATCTCTTCTTCAGCCTGCCGGTGCAGACGCAGCTTTGGTTCCTGATCTGGAACATCGCGGGGCTTGCGGTCTATTTCCTCTATGCGCGCCGTCATGCGGTGACGGATTGA
- the obgE gene encoding GTPase ObgE: MHFLDQAKIFIKSGDGGPGAVSFRREKYIEYGGPDGGNGGKGGDIVFEAVAGLNTLIDFRYTQHFKAKRGAPGAGRDRTGAGGPDLVIQVPVGTQILADDEERSLLADLTKAGERIHFLRGGDGGRGNASYKSSTNRAPRQHGPGWPGEEMWVWLRLKLLADAGLVGLPNAGKSTFINAVTNAQAKVGAYAFTTLRPQLGVVSHKGHEFVIADIPGLIAGAAEGAGVGDRFLGHIERCRVLLHLVDANDEDVATSYRIVRDELEAYGADLIDKPVIVALNKIDTLDDELIAALSAELAEASGHPVMALSGASGAGIEPVLDKLLEAVGEPGPGADPDEEEGDGGDWSPI; encoded by the coding sequence ATGCACTTTCTGGACCAGGCCAAAATCTTCATCAAGTCGGGCGACGGCGGCCCTGGCGCCGTGAGCTTCCGGCGCGAAAAATATATCGAATATGGCGGCCCCGACGGCGGCAACGGCGGCAAGGGCGGCGACATTGTGTTCGAGGCGGTCGCCGGGCTCAACACGCTCATCGACTTTCGCTACACGCAGCATTTCAAGGCGAAGCGCGGCGCCCCCGGCGCGGGCCGCGACCGCACCGGCGCGGGCGGCCCCGATCTGGTCATCCAGGTGCCGGTCGGCACCCAGATCCTCGCCGACGACGAAGAGCGCAGCCTGCTCGCCGACCTTACCAAAGCGGGCGAGCGCATCCATTTCCTGCGCGGCGGCGACGGCGGGCGCGGCAACGCCAGCTACAAGAGCTCGACCAATCGCGCCCCGCGCCAGCATGGGCCGGGCTGGCCGGGCGAGGAAATGTGGGTGTGGCTGCGGCTGAAACTGCTCGCCGACGCGGGCCTCGTCGGCCTGCCCAACGCCGGCAAGTCGACCTTCATCAACGCCGTCACCAATGCGCAGGCCAAGGTCGGCGCCTATGCCTTTACCACGCTGCGTCCGCAACTCGGCGTTGTCAGCCACAAGGGGCACGAGTTTGTCATCGCCGACATTCCGGGGCTGATCGCGGGCGCGGCCGAAGGCGCCGGGGTCGGCGACCGCTTCCTCGGCCATATCGAGCGCTGCCGCGTGCTGCTCCACCTCGTCGACGCCAATGACGAGGATGTCGCAACGAGCTACCGCATCGTGCGCGACGAGCTCGAAGCCTATGGCGCCGACCTGATCGACAAGCCGGTGATTGTCGCGCTCAACAAGATCGACACGCTCGACGACGAGCTGATCGCTGCGCTGTCGGCCGAACTCGCCGAGGCGAGCGGCCATCCGGTGATGGCGCTGTCGGGCGCGAGCGGCGCGGGGATCGAGCCGGTGCTCGACAAGCTGCTCGAGGCGGTGGGCGAGCCGGGGCCAGGTGCCGATCCCGACGAGGAAGAGGGCGACGGAGGCGACTGGTCGCCGATTTGA
- a CDS encoding methyltransferase domain-containing protein, whose product MATAIDEDKLHAFVGKMLGDVGGGMSVPTVRLGFRLGLFDALAQASATAGELAARAGGLHERYVREWALAQAANGYIDYDPGSDRFSIAPEQAMVFVHKDSPVYLAGAFEIIAAMIEAESKVEECFRHGSGVRWGDHAGCLFCATGAFFRPGYANNIVQAWIPALGGVEAKLKKGARVADVGCGVGFSTLLMADAYPESEFVGFDFHEPSIAEARRHAEGHGYGDRVRFEVAAAKEIDEDGFDLITMYDCLHDMGDPRGCARHMREMLAPDGCWMIVEPIAGDRPAENMNPVGRLYYNASTMICVPTSLDQEVGEALGAQAGEARLSQIVREGGFASVRRATEGPFNMVIEAR is encoded by the coding sequence ATGGCTACGGCAATCGATGAAGACAAGCTGCATGCGTTCGTCGGCAAGATGCTCGGCGACGTTGGCGGCGGGATGAGCGTGCCCACGGTGCGGCTGGGATTCCGGCTCGGGCTGTTCGACGCGCTGGCGCAGGCTTCGGCGACGGCGGGCGAACTCGCGGCGCGCGCGGGCGGCCTGCACGAACGCTATGTTCGCGAATGGGCGCTCGCGCAGGCGGCGAACGGCTATATCGACTATGATCCGGGTTCGGATCGCTTCAGCATCGCGCCCGAACAGGCAATGGTGTTCGTGCACAAGGACAGTCCGGTCTATCTGGCGGGCGCGTTCGAGATCATCGCGGCGATGATCGAGGCGGAAAGCAAGGTCGAGGAGTGTTTCCGTCACGGATCGGGCGTGCGCTGGGGCGACCATGCCGGTTGTCTCTTCTGCGCCACGGGCGCCTTTTTCCGGCCGGGTTATGCGAACAATATCGTCCAGGCCTGGATTCCGGCGCTGGGCGGCGTTGAGGCGAAGCTCAAAAAAGGCGCACGCGTCGCCGATGTCGGATGCGGGGTGGGCTTTTCGACGCTGCTGATGGCCGACGCCTATCCCGAGAGCGAATTCGTCGGCTTCGACTTTCACGAACCGTCGATCGCGGAAGCGCGGCGTCATGCCGAGGGGCATGGTTATGGCGACCGGGTGCGCTTTGAAGTGGCGGCCGCAAAGGAAATCGACGAGGACGGCTTTGACCTGATTACAATGTATGACTGTCTGCATGACATGGGCGATCCGCGCGGCTGTGCCCGGCATATGCGCGAGATGCTGGCGCCCGATGGATGCTGGATGATCGTCGAGCCGATCGCGGGCGACCGACCGGCAGAAAATATGAACCCGGTCGGGCGGCTCTATTACAACGCCTCGACGATGATCTGCGTGCCGACGTCGCTCGATCAGGAGGTCGGCGAGGCGCTCGGCGCGCAGGCGGGTGAAGCGCGGCTGTCGCAGATCGTGCGCGAGGGCGGCTTCGCCAGCGTTCGGCGTGCGACCGAGGGGCCGTTCAACATGGTGATCGAGGCGCGCTGA